From a region of the Daphnia magna isolate NIES linkage group LG1, ASM2063170v1.1, whole genome shotgun sequence genome:
- the LOC123471557 gene encoding uncharacterized protein LOC123471557: MFTFSEILENRRYFDVAVVQFAEIVFCDPVSRHCRLDVLDQKLFEALLIDAKETDACLDFIPFAGEVWELGDFYYSTYPGYARYRDLYSHNYARLLWWMESGEDVYHPHPRRSDFYPEILYSSVESRLEARLGALEALNSLRSEDATN; the protein is encoded by the exons ATGTTCACCTTTTCTGAAATTCTGGAGAACCGGAGGTATTTCGACGTTGCCGTTGTGCAGTTCGCCGAAATTGTTTTTTGCGACCCTGTGAGCCGTCACTGCCGACTGGATGTGTTAGACCAGAAGCTTTTCGAGGCGCTTCTAATCGATGCCAAGGAAACGGATGCCTGTTTGGACTTCATTCCCTTTGCTGGAGAAGTTTGGGAGCTAGGTGACTTTTACTACAG CACGTATCCTGGCTACGCCCGTTATCGTGATCTCTATTCCCACAACTACGCGCGGCTTCTGTGGTGGATGGAGTCGGGTGAGGATGTTTACCATCCTCATCCGCGACGTTCGGATTTTTACCCCGAGATCCTGTACTCTAGCGTGGAATCCCGACTGGAGGCTCGCTTGGGGGCGCTGGAGGCGCTGAATTCCTTGCGGTCGGAAGACGCCACTAACTAA
- the LOC123470203 gene encoding uncharacterized protein LOC123470203, with protein MANFGNEDERSQDGSTASISRPLTKHSKVMIVFDFMEHSPGIGLISHVVKPVLPEIEEDAVPLVKMYIEKHRNLAIRWKPPLPTDTSSWHLTQYSNLESCKNTIIRQATAVCISDDKDILSNQRTALIKYMMSQNDRRVSGRPRARTQLQYLTNMEQLSTASNTSLDENVESSEAEPLTNQKATYEDVERELAESDAKRIKLEIDQREMQQRIIALEEEIKTLKEDPVRNTYFNCS; from the exons atggcaaattttGGTAATGAAGACGAAAGGTCTCAAGATGGAAGTACGGCGAGCATTTCTCGGCCTCTGACAAAACACTCAAAAGTGATGATTGTGTTCGATTTTATGGAACACTCACCTGGTATTGGACTGATTTCGCATGTGGTAAAACCTGTATTACcagaaatagaagaagatgCAGTTCCTTTGGTAAAAATGTACATTGAAAAACATCGTAACCTTGCAATCAG gTGGAAACCACCACTACCAACTGATACATCATCTTGGCATTTAACTCAGTACAGCAATCTAGAAAGCTGCAAAAATACAATCATCCGGCAAGCAACTGCAGTATGCATATCAG ATGATAAAGATATTTTATCCAATCAGCGGACTGCTCTTATAAAATATATGATGAGCCAAAATGATCGAAGGGTATCTGGACGTCCAAGAGCTCGAACTCAGTTACAGTATCTCACAAACATGGAACAGCTGTCTACTGCCTCTAATACGAGTCttgatgaaaatgttgaaagtTCAGAAGCAGAACCCTTAACAAATCAAAAAGCAACTTACGAGGATGTTGAAAGA GAACTAGCTGAAAGCGACGCCAAAAGGATAAAACTTGAAATTGACCAAAGGGAAATGCAACAAAGGATCATTGCTctcgaagaagaaataaaaacactaAAAGAAGATCCAGTTCGCAATACTTACTTCAA CTGTTCGTGA